From a single Agrobacterium tumefaciens genomic region:
- a CDS encoding sulfite exporter TauE/SafE family protein, which translates to MSVFIVLMLFATGFLSGVVNAIAGGGTFLTFGAMTLAGLPPIVANATSAIVQFPGYITSVIAYGPEIRAHWREAILLSAVSVVGGLGGALLLLSLDNPSFRQLVPWLLLAATAVFAAGPWLRPKTSAERSPGNLPSLAFQGLASIYGGFFGAGMGIMMLAILGITSGGSYHHLNALKNLLSVVIAVIAIAIFVSGGVVSWWAALIMFPAAALGGYVGVHTARRVPQWIIRWLVIAVGLILTAYYFVSA; encoded by the coding sequence ATGTCAGTTTTCATCGTTCTCATGCTGTTTGCTACCGGCTTTCTGTCTGGTGTCGTCAATGCGATTGCCGGTGGCGGCACTTTCCTGACCTTTGGGGCGATGACGCTTGCCGGCCTGCCGCCCATCGTTGCCAATGCAACGTCGGCAATCGTGCAGTTTCCGGGCTACATTACCTCCGTGATCGCCTATGGGCCGGAAATTCGTGCGCACTGGCGTGAGGCGATCCTGCTGTCGGCGGTGTCCGTCGTCGGTGGGCTCGGGGGGGCTTTGCTGCTGCTATCGCTTGACAATCCATCCTTCCGCCAACTGGTGCCATGGCTGCTTCTGGCGGCTACTGCCGTTTTCGCTGCTGGCCCGTGGCTGCGCCCCAAGACGAGTGCCGAGCGTTCGCCCGGCAATCTGCCAAGCCTCGCCTTTCAGGGGCTTGCATCCATTTATGGTGGTTTCTTCGGTGCCGGCATGGGCATCATGATGCTCGCCATCCTCGGAATAACCTCGGGCGGTAGCTATCATCACCTGAACGCGTTGAAGAACCTGCTGTCGGTGGTGATCGCAGTTATTGCAATCGCGATCTTCGTCAGCGGCGGCGTCGTGTCCTGGTGGGCTGCGCTCATCATGTTTCCGGCGGCAGCGCTTGGCGGTTATGTCGGCGTTCACACCGCAAGACGGGTGCCGCAATGGATCATCCGCTGGCTGGTGATTGCGGTGGGTCTGATATTGACGGCCTATTATTTCGTTTCGGCCTGA